Proteins encoded by one window of Listeria cossartiae subsp. cossartiae:
- a CDS encoding MFS transporter produces MNQVKGERHSLMVLLVLFIGYTSVYVDKYTIGISLVTVSQDLGFDPSQKGLILSAFFLGYTLFQIPMGYLNNRIGARPVLAISIIIVGLFLIIFGFGYSLLFLVVIRFLSGAFGHAGYPPSVSNYISLHIPLNKRGFAQSAMLASSGFAAFIGPLLIAQLLLSVGWRNTYYWIGIAVILIGFLILLVVPKAPKIDLNAQKEKIKVPFSELLKDKQLWILLLSALFINAANYGLTSWLASYLSEVRGISISQVSYISSLAGLCILIAGVVGGYFISRFFKGKEPMVIFTFCVLGAFTVYGVYLFDQLTLSIICLCLCNVFLIMAFTTLMGLPHKLFKQSHIATKYAAINSGGVLGGFFAPMIIGDLVKATNSYQSAFLFLALTLLMSGIIVLAIKKRSVISE; encoded by the coding sequence ATGAATCAGGTAAAAGGAGAAAGGCATTCGCTAATGGTATTACTCGTTCTATTTATAGGTTATACCAGTGTATACGTGGACAAATATACTATCGGAATTTCGCTTGTAACTGTTTCTCAGGATTTAGGATTTGATCCAAGTCAAAAGGGTTTGATTTTAAGTGCTTTCTTTTTAGGATATACACTTTTTCAAATTCCAATGGGGTATTTAAATAATCGGATTGGCGCACGTCCTGTCCTTGCGATATCCATTATTATCGTCGGACTGTTCCTTATTATTTTTGGTTTTGGCTATTCCTTGCTGTTTTTGGTTGTTATTCGTTTCTTGTCCGGGGCGTTCGGACATGCGGGTTATCCGCCATCTGTCAGCAACTATATTTCTCTGCATATCCCATTAAATAAGCGTGGTTTTGCGCAATCGGCAATGCTCGCTTCCTCTGGTTTTGCGGCCTTTATTGGTCCACTTTTAATCGCACAACTATTACTATCAGTAGGTTGGCGTAATACATATTATTGGATTGGTATTGCAGTAATTTTGATTGGATTTTTGATTTTACTAGTGGTACCCAAAGCGCCAAAAATAGATTTAAACGCGCAAAAAGAAAAAATCAAAGTACCTTTCTCGGAACTTTTAAAAGACAAACAGTTGTGGATTCTGTTGTTATCGGCGCTATTTATCAATGCGGCTAACTACGGTTTAACAAGTTGGCTTGCTTCTTATTTGAGTGAGGTGCGAGGGATTTCTATTAGCCAAGTGAGTTATATTAGTTCTTTAGCAGGACTTTGTATTTTAATCGCGGGTGTTGTTGGTGGCTATTTTATTAGTCGCTTCTTCAAAGGAAAAGAGCCAATGGTTATTTTCACGTTTTGCGTACTTGGGGCGTTTACGGTGTACGGCGTGTATTTATTTGATCAGTTGACGCTTTCAATTATTTGCTTATGTTTATGCAATGTTTTCCTCATTATGGCCTTTACAACGCTGATGGGGCTGCCACACAAGTTGTTTAAACAGAGCCACATTGCGACAAAATATGCGGCTATTAATTCAGGCGGGGTTCTAGGCGGCTTTTTCGCACCGATGATTATTGGGGATTTGGTGAAAGCTACTAACTCCTACCAGTCTGCTTTTCTATTCTTGGCACTGACTTTATTAATGTCAGGAATTATTGTTCTAGCGATTAAAAAACGTTCCGTAATCAGTGAATAA
- a CDS encoding arsenic metallochaperone ArsD family protein produces the protein MKHISYFYSAENESEINLEIWKAFMNKSEAEREIHFDYTGIVFDIQLREVGKVDLPELVETLLEENGMEALPVLVVNEEVYKYGEFSVIEAVEELLDVGVSIQVEED, from the coding sequence ATGAAGCATATTAGTTACTTTTATTCTGCGGAAAATGAGTCGGAAATAAACTTAGAGATATGGAAAGCGTTTATGAATAAAAGTGAAGCTGAGCGAGAAATCCATTTTGATTATACGGGTATCGTGTTTGATATTCAGTTGAGAGAGGTCGGGAAAGTGGACTTGCCGGAGCTGGTTGAAACGCTGCTTGAAGAGAACGGGATGGAAGCTTTGCCGGTTTTAGTTGTGAATGAGGAAGTATACAAGTATGGCGAGTTTTCTGTTATTGAGGCAGTTGAGGAATTGCTAGATGTGGGTGTTTCAATTCAAGTGGAAGAAGATTAA
- a CDS encoding amidohydrolase, with amino-acid sequence MRTKLMNMLEERKDEITQIRRHLHEHPELSFHEAETAKFIQDFYKGKDVEMATEVGNGHAVVVTIEGGKPGKTIALRADFDALPIEEQTDLPFKSKNPGVMHACGHDGHTAYLLVLADCLIQLKENIPGTIKIVHQHAEETPPGGAKSVVESGILDDVDQIFGIHVFPFGESGQVLYHSGYAMAGRTYFKLKIQGVGGHGSSPHMANDAIVAGAYFVTAIQTVVSRRLNPFDTGVITIGSFDGKGSFNVIKDAVELEGDVRYMNTENRDKMDAEIHRIVAGIEAMFGVSVELTYTNDYPPLYNDPAVTEQVIGSLQKGLGEYLTEISEYDMLSGSEDFAYYLQKIPGVFFYIGAKPKNVSHAYFNHHPKFDIDEDALLVAAKSVADVVLDYYKLNG; translated from the coding sequence ATGCGTACCAAGTTAATGAACATGCTTGAGGAACGAAAAGATGAAATCACTCAGATTAGACGTCATTTGCACGAACATCCTGAATTATCGTTTCATGAAGCAGAAACAGCAAAATTCATTCAAGATTTTTACAAAGGAAAAGATGTCGAAATGGCAACGGAAGTAGGTAATGGGCACGCGGTTGTTGTAACGATCGAAGGCGGCAAACCCGGAAAAACCATTGCTTTGCGCGCCGATTTTGATGCCCTTCCGATTGAAGAACAAACGGATTTACCATTTAAGTCCAAAAATCCTGGCGTAATGCACGCTTGTGGTCATGATGGACATACGGCTTATTTACTTGTACTAGCAGATTGTTTAATCCAGTTGAAAGAAAATATTCCTGGAACGATCAAAATTGTCCATCAACATGCCGAAGAAACACCACCCGGCGGAGCGAAAAGCGTTGTCGAGTCTGGTATTTTGGATGATGTGGACCAAATTTTTGGGATTCATGTATTTCCATTCGGTGAAAGTGGTCAAGTATTATATCATAGTGGCTACGCGATGGCTGGCCGCACCTATTTTAAATTAAAAATTCAAGGTGTTGGTGGGCATGGTTCATCTCCGCATATGGCGAATGACGCGATTGTTGCGGGTGCTTATTTTGTGACAGCCATTCAAACGGTTGTGAGCAGACGCTTGAACCCATTTGATACTGGTGTTATAACAATTGGTTCTTTTGACGGAAAAGGTAGTTTCAATGTAATTAAGGATGCCGTGGAGTTAGAAGGCGACGTTCGTTACATGAATACCGAAAATCGCGACAAAATGGATGCGGAAATCCACCGAATTGTGGCTGGTATTGAGGCGATGTTTGGCGTGAGCGTGGAATTAACGTATACGAATGATTATCCGCCACTTTATAATGACCCAGCTGTAACGGAACAAGTTATTGGTAGTTTGCAAAAAGGTCTTGGGGAGTACTTAACAGAAATCTCTGAATATGATATGCTTTCAGGGTCAGAAGATTTTGCATATTATCTACAAAAAATCCCGGGCGTCTTCTTCTACATTGGTGCAAAGCCAAAAAATGTCTCACATGCATATTTTAATCATCATCCGAAATTCGACATTGATGAAGATGCGTTGTTAGTTGCAGCTAAATCAGTTGCAGACGTTGTGTTAGATTATTATAAATTAAATGGATAA
- a CDS encoding SDR family oxidoreductase: MTNKRVAFILGGSGGIGKAVVEKLVAQDYAVAVHYAGNKAKAEALVETIVTAGGEAISVGGDVADEAQMISAFDLIEAHYGGVDVVVNTAGIMKLSPIATLDMDEFDLIQRTNVRGTFVVSKQAALRVRTGGAIINFSTSVTRTNFPAYGAYVASKAAVESLTLILARELRGKDITVNAVAPGPTATPLFLTGKDEQTIENLAKATPLERLGQPDDIAETVAFLAGPARWVNGQVIFTNGGLA, translated from the coding sequence ATGACAAATAAACGTGTTGCATTTATTTTAGGGGGTTCTGGCGGTATTGGTAAAGCGGTGGTTGAAAAATTAGTCGCGCAAGATTATGCGGTTGCTGTTCATTATGCTGGAAATAAGGCAAAAGCAGAAGCGCTGGTCGAAACGATTGTAACCGCTGGCGGAGAAGCGATTAGCGTTGGTGGCGACGTTGCGGACGAGGCACAGATGATTAGCGCATTTGACTTAATTGAAGCTCATTATGGCGGGGTTGATGTCGTCGTTAATACAGCCGGCATTATGAAATTAAGTCCGATTGCTACTTTAGATATGGACGAGTTTGACCTGATTCAGCGAACTAATGTCCGTGGCACTTTTGTTGTTTCCAAGCAGGCTGCCCTTAGAGTACGAACAGGTGGCGCAATTATCAATTTCTCCACTTCGGTAACCAGAACCAATTTTCCAGCGTATGGGGCTTATGTGGCTAGCAAGGCTGCGGTTGAGTCGCTCACTTTGATCCTCGCGCGCGAACTTCGTGGCAAAGATATTACCGTCAACGCAGTCGCTCCCGGCCCAACTGCCACCCCGTTATTCTTAACTGGGAAAGATGAGCAAACGATTGAAAATTTAGCAAAAGCAACACCACTCGAACGCCTAGGACAACCGGATGATATCGCTGAAACAGTAGCCTTTTTAGCCGGACCTGCACGCTGGGTCAATGGGCAAGTCATTTTTACCAATGGCGGATTAGCTTAA
- a CDS encoding helix-turn-helix domain-containing protein: MPHLKDYTIGIQHIKQLTSEISLGTKLVFAISGQITIKISEQKFYLQEGDILVLDRNTFYTIEGNETNLIIDLTISDTFFAHYYEDYFQHSFKFFSKESDPGRERVVGSLRKSISELLIASATKKRANKLEAQSALFQILLLLTRFLKRGIPSSARKEVNDKRISRIIREVEERFDEALSLREFAQKEFLSEAYLSRYFKKTTGLGFLQYLTEVRLKHAIQDLLHSAESITEIALKNGFSSQKHFSEVFKFHFELTPSEYRMEHHSETNLLIENRASQMGASIEHIAPSPEILVRLAGLYYDVELGKELNKAPFEKKKIDITEKAARSLSKNMNILTIGELKEVLKHNVQKQIITTRDEIGINYIGIRHLFRGSTFLPETETDELVPTSSPYANADLALTFLKQQNLQLFIRLEYQDILGDEEAVFERLDHFLRHCIQVFGREFVSKWHFMFFEPKNTYADKEELRKLYLKLYQIIKSRFPAIQVGNFVPFSLSKDAVPERHTWFLEEADKIDFVAFNANQNEAVDFSKEDTQSFLVSEDHCLSKTLKLKAFLKHHHINKPLMLVNWNTLSGNTRYTNGTFFRGALVLKTMLDLVPEVDALGFWINTELHEGDDSKLNISLDGIEMFHFFNGKRPAFYSVKFLRRLKGVVVAEGPDFIMTKHVDGYQLILMNCATINPRYSVEERFIKEEQKEMHIRLTGLEAGDYQVRKWQFDRDNGALYSKYWQLNSKYGMDQEILDYIVDVSQPTLTVTDESITEDWSFYAYLDINAVHFYEFRSSI; the protein is encoded by the coding sequence GTGCCACATTTGAAAGATTATACGATTGGGATTCAACATATAAAGCAGCTGACTTCGGAAATTTCACTTGGAACAAAGTTGGTGTTTGCTATTTCTGGGCAAATAACTATCAAAATCTCGGAGCAGAAATTTTATTTACAGGAAGGCGATATTTTAGTTCTTGATCGCAATACTTTTTATACAATTGAAGGAAATGAAACTAATTTAATTATTGATTTAACTATTTCAGATACATTTTTTGCGCATTATTATGAGGATTATTTCCAGCATTCGTTTAAATTTTTCTCGAAGGAGAGTGACCCTGGGCGAGAGCGGGTTGTTGGGTCGTTACGAAAGTCAATTAGTGAGCTTTTGATTGCTTCGGCGACGAAAAAACGTGCCAATAAGTTAGAGGCGCAATCGGCATTGTTCCAGATTTTACTGTTGCTTACGCGCTTTTTGAAAAGAGGGATTCCGTCTTCGGCACGGAAAGAAGTTAATGATAAACGGATTTCGCGCATTATTCGGGAAGTGGAAGAACGATTTGATGAAGCCTTGTCTCTGCGTGAGTTTGCGCAAAAAGAATTTTTAAGCGAGGCGTATTTATCGCGTTATTTTAAAAAGACGACTGGGCTTGGTTTTTTGCAGTATTTGACGGAAGTTCGGTTGAAGCATGCGATTCAAGATTTGCTACATTCGGCGGAAAGTATTACGGAAATAGCGCTGAAAAATGGTTTTTCGAGTCAAAAGCATTTTTCGGAAGTGTTCAAGTTTCATTTTGAGTTAACGCCTAGCGAATATCGCATGGAACATCATTCGGAAACGAATTTGTTAATAGAAAATCGGGCGTCGCAAATGGGTGCTAGTATCGAACATATTGCGCCATCGCCGGAGATTTTAGTGAGGTTAGCGGGACTTTATTACGATGTGGAGCTTGGTAAGGAATTAAATAAAGCGCCTTTTGAGAAAAAGAAGATTGATATTACGGAAAAGGCGGCGCGCTCCCTTAGTAAGAATATGAACATATTGACGATTGGTGAGCTGAAAGAAGTCTTGAAGCATAACGTGCAAAAGCAGATTATTACGACACGTGATGAAATTGGGATAAATTATATTGGTATTCGTCATTTGTTTAGAGGTTCAACGTTCTTGCCTGAAACGGAAACGGATGAGTTAGTGCCGACTTCTTCGCCTTATGCTAATGCGGATTTAGCGCTCACTTTTTTAAAACAGCAGAATTTGCAGTTGTTTATTCGGTTGGAGTATCAAGATATTTTAGGTGATGAAGAAGCTGTTTTTGAGCGGTTGGATCATTTTTTAAGGCATTGTATTCAAGTTTTTGGGCGGGAATTTGTTTCTAAATGGCATTTTATGTTTTTTGAGCCGAAAAATACATATGCTGATAAAGAGGAGCTAAGAAAACTCTATTTGAAGCTATATCAAATTATAAAATCGCGTTTTCCTGCTATCCAAGTCGGAAATTTTGTCCCATTTTCGTTATCAAAAGATGCGGTTCCAGAGCGCCACACGTGGTTTTTAGAAGAAGCGGATAAAATTGATTTTGTTGCCTTTAATGCGAACCAAAATGAAGCGGTAGATTTTTCGAAAGAGGATACGCAGTCATTTTTAGTTTCGGAGGATCATTGTTTGTCGAAAACGCTGAAATTGAAGGCGTTCTTGAAGCATCATCATATTAATAAGCCGTTGATGTTGGTGAATTGGAATACGCTGTCGGGGAATACTAGGTATACGAATGGTACGTTTTTCCGGGGCGCGCTCGTTCTGAAAACGATGTTAGATTTGGTGCCGGAAGTGGATGCGTTAGGCTTTTGGATTAATACGGAGCTGCATGAGGGCGACGATAGCAAGTTAAATATTAGCCTTGATGGGATTGAAATGTTCCACTTTTTTAACGGAAAAAGGCCAGCGTTTTATTCAGTGAAATTTTTGAGACGGCTTAAAGGTGTTGTTGTGGCGGAAGGGCCGGACTTCATTATGACGAAGCATGTGGACGGTTATCAGCTGATTTTGATGAACTGTGCGACGATTAATCCGCGCTATTCGGTGGAGGAACGGTTCATTAAAGAAGAACAAAAAGAAATGCATATTCGGCTTACGGGGCTTGAGGCTGGTGATTATCAGGTCCGTAAATGGCAGTTTGACCGTGATAATGGGGCGCTTTATTCGAAGTATTGGCAGCTGAATAGTAAGTACGGGATGGATCAAGAAATTTTGGATTATATTGTGGATGTTTCTCAGCCAACGCTTACGGTGACGGATGAGTCGATTACGGAAGATTGGTCGTTTTACGCTTATTTAGATATTAATGCGGTTCATTTTTATGAGTTTAGAAGTTCGATTTAA
- a CDS encoding MFS transporter, whose amino-acid sequence MTSTAYKGTNKLIVGIVFGVITFWLFAQSMVNIIPAVQSDLGISSDLLSIAISLTALFSGIFIVVAGGMADKFGRVKLTYIGLILSIIGSLLLVVTQGATLLIIGRIIQGLSAACIMPATLALMKAYFEGADRQRALSYWSIGSWGGSGICSFAGGAIATYMGWRWIFIISIVFALLGMLLIKGTPESKVVQNTKAKFDSVGLVLFVIAMVCLNLIITRGATFGWTSPITIAMLVVFLISAGLFFRVELRQANGFIDFSLFKNKAYTGATLSNFLLNAAAGTLVVANTYVQIGRGFTAFQSGLLSIGYLVCVLGMIRIGEKILQRVGARKPMILGSGITAVGIALMALTFVPGTLYTVLVFIGFALFGIGLGMYATPSTDTAISNAPEDKVGVASGIYKMASSLGGSFGVAISATIYGVIALSGNIDLAAMVGLLTNVGFCVVSLIAVAVTTPSAKKALELKAAKE is encoded by the coding sequence ATGACATCAACTGCTTATAAAGGCACAAATAAACTTATTGTTGGGATTGTTTTCGGAGTTATCACGTTTTGGCTTTTTGCTCAATCAATGGTAAACATCATCCCAGCGGTACAATCGGATCTTGGGATTTCCTCAGATTTACTTAGTATCGCAATCAGCTTAACCGCGCTATTTTCAGGTATTTTTATTGTTGTAGCGGGTGGTATGGCTGATAAATTTGGTCGTGTAAAATTAACTTATATTGGACTTATTCTTAGCATTATCGGTTCACTACTACTTGTTGTGACTCAAGGTGCAACATTACTTATTATCGGTCGTATTATTCAAGGGCTTTCGGCTGCGTGTATTATGCCGGCAACTCTTGCACTAATGAAAGCTTATTTTGAAGGCGCGGACAGACAAAGAGCGCTTAGTTACTGGTCAATCGGCTCATGGGGCGGATCTGGTATTTGTTCATTCGCAGGTGGAGCAATCGCAACTTACATGGGTTGGCGCTGGATTTTCATTATTTCCATCGTATTCGCACTACTTGGAATGCTATTAATTAAAGGTACTCCAGAAAGCAAAGTTGTTCAAAATACGAAAGCAAAATTTGACTCAGTTGGACTTGTTCTTTTCGTTATCGCAATGGTTTGTTTAAATCTTATCATTACTCGTGGGGCTACATTTGGTTGGACAAGCCCAATTACAATCGCTATGCTTGTTGTTTTCCTAATTTCCGCGGGATTATTTTTCCGAGTGGAACTACGACAAGCCAATGGGTTTATTGATTTCTCGTTATTTAAAAATAAAGCTTATACAGGCGCAACACTTTCAAACTTCTTGTTAAATGCAGCAGCTGGAACACTTGTTGTTGCAAACACTTATGTACAAATTGGTCGTGGTTTTACGGCATTCCAATCAGGTTTACTTTCTATCGGTTATCTAGTTTGTGTACTTGGAATGATTCGTATCGGTGAAAAAATCTTGCAACGTGTTGGTGCGCGTAAACCAATGATTCTAGGTTCTGGAATTACAGCTGTTGGTATTGCATTAATGGCGCTAACGTTTGTACCGGGAACACTTTATACGGTACTTGTTTTTATCGGCTTTGCTTTATTCGGTATCGGACTGGGCATGTATGCAACACCTTCAACAGATACAGCGATTTCCAATGCACCGGAAGATAAAGTCGGAGTAGCTTCTGGTATTTACAAAATGGCAAGTTCGCTAGGTGGCTCATTCGGTGTGGCGATTTCCGCTACAATTTACGGAGTTATCGCACTTTCCGGAAATATTGATTTAGCTGCAATGGTTGGACTTTTAACAAATGTTGGTTTTTGTGTAGTGTCACTTATTGCTGTTGCGGTAACAACACCATCAGCGAAAAAAGCACTCGAATTAAAAGCTGCAAAAGAATAG
- a CDS encoding TetR/AcrR family transcriptional regulator: MARLSQEIILDMAEKIIYEKGMEKTTLYDIAGNLNVTHAALYKHYRNKEDLFQKLALRWLEETSREIFAWNSAAGQSPDDALHDWLWLLAGTKKKLYATDQKMFLLYTDYIEQNEALVKNHVEHLAQKAEEVSGRKEQGAAIITAFIYFHNPYFANRWEQEGHEELFERVWQLVK, encoded by the coding sequence ATGGCGCGTTTATCACAAGAAATTATTTTGGATATGGCAGAGAAAATTATTTATGAAAAAGGGATGGAGAAAACGACCCTTTACGATATTGCCGGGAATTTGAACGTCACACATGCGGCGCTTTATAAGCATTACCGAAACAAGGAAGACTTATTTCAAAAGCTGGCATTACGTTGGTTGGAGGAGACTTCACGGGAGATTTTCGCGTGGAATTCGGCGGCTGGACAATCACCGGACGATGCGCTTCACGATTGGCTCTGGCTCTTGGCTGGGACGAAGAAAAAACTGTATGCAACTGACCAGAAAATGTTTTTACTTTACACCGATTATATTGAACAAAATGAAGCCTTAGTGAAGAATCATGTAGAGCATTTAGCGCAAAAAGCAGAGGAAGTTAGCGGGCGGAAGGAACAAGGCGCTGCGATTATAACGGCGTTCATTTATTTTCACAATCCTTATTTTGCGAATCGTTGGGAGCAAGAGGGGCATGAGGAGTTATTTGAGCGTGTTTGGCAGTTGGTTAAGTGA
- a CDS encoding D-alanyl-D-alanine carboxypeptidase PBPD2 — translation MKIHKLTWVLLIGLLLLSSCSAKQPDVYLSAKAAAVFSVENGKMLYEKNADKVMPIASLTKLMTAFLVLEAVDNKKLSWDEQLDLVRLDDPSAVSLYAITQKRTWSVRDLYSAMLVMSANDAAETLGDRLEGANFPQKMNNEAKKLGLSNKTRFVSASGLDVDGEMAVSTTKDLFLLSSKLISTHSEVLETTSKSSIITEEGAKLESTNDLIGAIQGLDGLKTGFTDEAGYCFIGTAERNGKRVISIVLGADTAEKRFKDTEKLMAVGF, via the coding sequence ATGAAAATACATAAACTTACTTGGGTGCTGCTAATAGGTCTATTACTACTCTCATCGTGTTCCGCGAAGCAACCAGACGTATATTTATCAGCCAAAGCTGCCGCGGTCTTTTCAGTCGAAAATGGCAAAATGTTATATGAAAAAAATGCCGATAAAGTCATGCCAATCGCAAGTTTAACAAAATTAATGACTGCTTTTTTAGTTCTTGAGGCTGTGGATAACAAAAAATTATCGTGGGACGAGCAACTTGATCTCGTTCGACTCGATGATCCCTCTGCAGTTTCACTTTACGCGATTACGCAAAAAAGAACGTGGTCGGTCAGGGATTTATATAGCGCGATGCTTGTCATGTCTGCAAATGATGCCGCCGAGACGTTAGGTGACCGTTTGGAAGGAGCGAATTTCCCTCAAAAAATGAATAATGAGGCGAAAAAACTCGGATTGTCTAATAAAACTAGATTTGTCAGTGCCAGCGGGCTTGATGTTGATGGGGAAATGGCTGTTTCTACTACAAAAGATTTATTTTTGCTATCATCTAAATTAATTTCCACTCATTCTGAGGTGCTTGAAACAACTTCCAAGTCCAGCATCATAACCGAAGAAGGAGCCAAACTCGAATCAACCAACGATTTGATCGGTGCCATACAAGGGCTAGACGGGCTAAAAACAGGATTTACCGATGAAGCTGGGTATTGTTTTATTGGAACGGCTGAGCGCAACGGAAAGCGTGTGATTTCAATTGTTTTGGGTGCGGATACTGCGGAGAAACGGTTTAAGGATACAGAGAAGTTGATGGCAGTTGGGTTTTAG
- a CDS encoding M20 family metallopeptidase: MEVWRMKEKLFQKLDEKRDRMIEIRRYLHEHPELSFQEENTAKYVADFYKDMDCDVRTHVGGNGVVVTIDTGKPGKTLAIRADFDALPIHEETGLAFASKNPGVMHACGHDGHTAYMLILGETLIEMKQELTGKIVILHQHAEETPPGGAIQMINDGALDGVDNVLGIHVMSTMKTGEVFYREGAIQTGRSYFKLKVQGQGGHGSSPHLANDAIVAASEFVVAVQTVISRRLNPFDVGSITIGSFDGKGSFNVIKDAVELEGDVRSMSEEARNIIQKEITRIVSGIEAMFGVTCELDYKNDYPVLNNDEALTEFVVNSIKGADIPEITDVIRCEPQPPSEDFAYYAKERPSSFFYVGAMPADGHFYPHHHPKFDINEDSLLIASKAMGACVVDYLKGENN, translated from the coding sequence ATGGAGGTTTGGAGAATGAAAGAGAAGTTGTTTCAAAAACTAGACGAAAAACGAGATCGTATGATAGAAATTCGTCGTTACTTACATGAGCACCCTGAACTTTCTTTTCAAGAGGAAAATACGGCGAAATATGTGGCAGATTTTTACAAAGATATGGACTGCGATGTGCGGACGCATGTTGGGGGAAATGGTGTTGTTGTAACGATTGACACAGGCAAGCCGGGTAAGACGCTTGCTATTCGCGCCGACTTTGATGCACTTCCTATCCATGAAGAAACTGGGTTAGCTTTTGCCTCTAAAAACCCTGGTGTAATGCACGCTTGTGGTCACGATGGTCATACAGCTTACATGCTTATTTTAGGTGAAACGCTTATCGAAATGAAACAAGAATTAACTGGGAAAATTGTTATTTTACATCAACATGCAGAAGAAACTCCTCCTGGTGGCGCGATTCAAATGATTAACGATGGCGCATTAGACGGCGTGGATAATGTACTGGGAATTCATGTTATGTCTACGATGAAAACAGGTGAGGTTTTCTACCGCGAAGGCGCGATTCAAACTGGTCGTTCTTATTTCAAACTTAAAGTTCAAGGTCAAGGTGGACATGGATCTTCTCCACATTTGGCAAATGATGCAATTGTGGCAGCTAGTGAATTCGTTGTCGCTGTTCAAACCGTTATTAGCCGCCGTTTGAACCCATTTGATGTTGGTTCGATTACGATTGGTTCTTTTGACGGGAAAGGTAGTTTTAATGTAATAAAGGATGCCGTGGAGCTTGAAGGTGATGTTCGCTCGATGTCTGAAGAGGCGCGCAACATTATTCAAAAAGAAATTACGCGTATCGTTAGCGGGATTGAAGCAATGTTTGGCGTTACTTGTGAACTGGATTACAAAAATGATTATCCTGTTTTAAATAACGACGAAGCTTTGACGGAGTTTGTTGTGAACTCAATTAAAGGCGCAGATATTCCAGAAATTACGGATGTTATACGCTGCGAACCGCAACCGCCATCGGAAGACTTTGCGTATTATGCAAAAGAGCGTCCGAGCTCATTTTTCTATGTTGGCGCGATGCCGGCGGATGGCCATTTTTACCCGCATCATCATCCAAAATTCGACATTAATGAAGATTCGCTATTAATTGCATCAAAAGCAATGGGAGCTTGTGTTGTAGATTACTTAAAAGGAGAGAATAACTAA